From Salvia splendens isolate huo1 chromosome 16, SspV2, whole genome shotgun sequence, a single genomic window includes:
- the LOC121771149 gene encoding glucan endo-1,3-beta-glucosidase 8-like codes for MKRAWVVVVVVVVVVGHMMGVAEGLGVNWGNQAAQNLHPRNIVQMLKDNNITKVKLFDSDAWVVKHFAGTGIEVMLGIPNLHLASLADRYKHAQEWVKANLTRHLYEGGVDIKYVAVGNEPFLKAYNGSNLQTTYPALWNIQKAINEAGHGDKIKATIPQNADVYDSGTKGPSAGDFRPDIRATMKQIVQFLRDNNAPFVVNIYPFLSLSLNPDFPIEFAFFSGGAKPVQDGQITYDNVLDANLDTLVWSLRRANCGNVPIIVGEIGWPTDGDKYATVDLAKKFYDGFLKKISKSKGTPLYKEEIEYYLFGLTDENMKSIAPGDFERNWGIYRYDGQPKFPMDFAGISKMPVGAKNVKYLEKKWCVYASNGETPDQIAASMEYACTHGDCTALNYGGPCSKLDNSTKISYAYNMLFQMMYQDVETCDFGGLAKIVTRNASVGNCLFPIALDTDWAWRVGTDVTFSFVLACFVSLLLL; via the exons ATGAAACGGGCATGGGTtgtggtcgtggtcgtggtcgtggtAGTGGGGCATATGATGGGTGTGGCGGAGGGCCTGGGCGTTAACTGGGGAAACCAGGCGGCCCAAAACCTACACCCTAGAAATATTGTACAAATGCTAAAGGATAACAATATTACTAAGGTTAAATTGTTTGATTCTGATGCTTGGGTTGTGAAACATTTTGCTGGGACAGGAATTGAAGTGATGCTTGGTATTCCTAACCTGCATTTGGCCTCTTTAGCTGATAGATATAAGCATGCTCAGGAATGGGTGAAGGCCAATCTCACTAGGCATCTCTATGAGGGTGGTGTTGATATCAA GTACGTGGCGGTCGGAAACGAGCCATTCTTGAAAGCCTATAACGGGTCCAACTTGCAGACAACTTATCCAGCGCTTTGGAACATCCAAAAGGCGATAAACGAAGCCGGGCACGGCGACAAAATCAAGGCGACAATCCCCCAAAACGCCGACGTTTACGACTCTGGAACCAAAGGCCCGTCGGCCGGTGACTTCCGCCCTGACATCAGAGCCACGATGAAGCAGATTGTGCAGTTCCTACGCGACAACAATGCTCCTTTCGTCGTCAACATCTACCCTTTCCTCAGCCTATCTCTCAACCCCGATTTCCCGATCGAATTCGCCTTCTTCAGCGGCGGAGCGAAACCCGTGCAAGACGGCCAGATCACATACGACAACGTGCTGGACGCGAACCTGGACACCCTGGTGTGGTCACTGCGGAGAGCCAACTGCGGAAATGTCCCCATCATCGTCGGCGAGATCGGATGGCCCACCGACGGCGACAAATACGCCACGGTGGATTTGGCGAAGAAATTCTACGACGGATTTTTAAAGAAGATCTCAAAAAGTAAAGGGACGCCACTTTACAAAGAGGAAATCGAGTATTACCTTTTCGGGTTAACGGATGAGAACATGAAGAGCATTGCGCCCGGTGACTTCGAGCGCAATTGGGGCATTTACAGGTACGACGGGCAGCCTAAGTTCCCAATGGACTTCGCGGGAATCAGCAAGATGCCCGTTGGGGCGAAGAACGTCAAGTACTTGGAAAAGAAATGGTGCGTCTACGCCAGCAACGGTGAAACCCCGGACCAGATCGCCGCCAGCATGGAGTACGCCTGCACCCACGGAGACTGCACGGCGCTCAACTACGGGGGGCCTTGTAGTAAACTGGATAACTCGACCAAGATTTCCTACGCATACAACATGTTGTTTCAGATGATGTATCAAGATGTGGAAACGTGCGATTTTGGCGGGCTTGCGAAGATCGTCACGAGGAATGCTTCCGTTGGAAATTGCCTCTTCCCCATCGCGTTGGATACCGATTGGGCGTGGAGAGTCGGGACGGACGTGACCTTCAGTTTTGTGCTGGCCTGCTTCGTgtcgttgttgttgttgtga